The following coding sequences are from one Rutidosis leptorrhynchoides isolate AG116_Rl617_1_P2 chromosome 11, CSIRO_AGI_Rlap_v1, whole genome shotgun sequence window:
- the LOC139875593 gene encoding uncharacterized protein: MTTTTTYDKIYTVTSISHLIPIKLDLAKLNYIHWSTMFTTHCAGFDVLRFIQSTSTSEERATPEWSKADSVVLSWIFITIFEPLLERVLNSQPKSAHEAWTFLAKVFQDNKRTKTVELTAELKALDIGTQTVEEYFRKIDSLSSLLPNLGTTIEDEDLVTYAINGLNDKFPHAVHIIIHNNPFPNFETVRSMITLEEMRSNRTTRVRTTANATPSSPTVLLAHIPIGSSRSPSSSTNSQQVYRGYLRGYCRFGEHCRFLHQSSI, translated from the coding sequence ATGACTACCACTACCACATACGATAAAATCTATACGGTGACATCCATTAGTCACTTAATCCCTATCAAACTTGACCTTGCCAAACTTAATTACATCCATTGGAGCACCATGTTCACTACACATTGCGCAGGGTTTGATGTGCTACGGTTCATCCAAAGCACATCTACAAGTGAAGAACGTGCAACCCCCGAATGGTCAAAAGCTGACTCCGTCGTTCTTTCCTGGATTTTTATCACGATCTTTGAACCATTATTAGAGCGTGTGCTAAACTCACAACCTAAGTCTGCACATGAAGCATGGACATTTTTGGCAAAAGTTTTTCAAGACAACAAACGCACCAAAACCGTTGAACTCACCGCCGAACTTAAAGCACTCGACATCGGTACTCAAACGGTAGAGGAATATTTTCGAAAGATAGATTCGTTATCTTCTCTTCTACCCAACCTTGGCACCACCATTGAAGATGAAGACCTTGTCACTTACGCCATCAATGGCTTGAATGATAAATTTCCTCATGCGGTTCATATTATTATACACAACAATCCGTTCCCAAACTTCGAAACTGTACGATCAATGATTACTTTGGAAGAGATGCGTTCGAATCGTACAACTCGTGTGCGCACTACTGCTAACGCAACGCCATCGAGCCCCACTGTCCTACTTGCTCATATCCCTATTGGAAGTTCTCGGTCGCCTTCATCCTCCACTAATTCTCAACAGGTTTATCGGGGTTACCTACGGGGTTATTGTCGATTTGGTGAACATTGCAGGTTTTTGCACCAGAGTTCTATTTAG